The Bartonella sp. TP genomic sequence GCAAGGCTTTGACGCCGCTCAGAAATTAGCGCTTTTAACCGCTTTGGCTTTTAAAAAGCAAAATGCGATTGAAAATGTTGTTATTCGTGGTATCGATGATATTCTAGAGCAAGATATTCGCGCTGTTGAGCATTTTGGCTATCGGCTAAAATTGCTGGCCAGCTGCCTAGATCTAGAAGATGGCGTATTGCAAATTGTTGAGCCGACTTTGTTGCCCAAAACCTCTTTGCTAGCACAGCTTTCTGGCGTGGTAAATGGCGTAACGATTTTTAGCGATTTACTGGGCGAGTTATTTTTGGCCGGGCCAGGCGCAGGTGGCTCGGCTACTGCCGCGGCAGTATTGGCCGATATTTTGGATTTAGCAATAAAACAAGTCAATGACATTCCAGCCGCACCACTATTTGGCGTGCCCATAAAGCAGCTAGAGCCCTATAAAAAGGCCGATTTGCAGCACCAATTAGTGCCCGGCTTTTACATTCGGCTTTGTGTGGCGGACCAAACGGGGATTTTTGCTGATGTCTCACAAAAAATGGCAAAAAATAACGTGTCTTTTGAATCAATTGCGCAGAATTTAGAATCGCTCTTTCCTGGCGATACAGAATATAAAAATATCGTGATCATAACCCATGAAACAACGCGGCAAAATGTAGAAAAAGCCTTAGATGCAATAGCAGAATCGGGCTATCTATGCCAAAAATACAGGCTATACCCACTGGCTTTACTGTAATGAGCAAATATTTTCTAGACATTGCAAGCTCTGTAACTGGCCATGCTTGGCTAGATGCGTTAGATTTAGAGGGCAATGAGCTAGCCGGGCGGCTGCAGCAGCAATTTGGCGCCTCTAGCACCGTGGCTCGGCTTTTGGCCGCGCAGGGCGTTACAGAGCCGCAATTTTATAGCTATCTAGACCCTAAATTGCGCGATTTATTGCCAAACCCAAAAAGCTTTAAAGATATGGAGCTCGCGCTTGATTGCATTATTGAAGCGATTGAGGGCAAGGTAAAAATTGCAATTTATGGCGATTATGATGTCGACGGCGCTTGTTCAGCAGCGTTGATGAAGCTATTTTTAACCCATCTGGGCGCGGAATGCTTAATCTATATTCCGCAGCGTTTAGAAGAAGGCTATGGCCTAAATAACCAAGCCATGCAACATTTACAGCAATTAGGCTGCGGTCTAGTAATAGCAGTAGATTGCGGCACCAATGACGGCGCGGCAATGCAGGGCATAAGCGGACTTAAATTAGTAGTGCTAGACCATCATAAAGTCGCAAAATTAAATGAGCATGCCATCGCCATAGTTAATCCAAGCCGCCCCGACGATAATTCTGGCTGCGCGCAGCTTTGTGCGGCTGGCGTGGTGTTTATAACGCTTGTTGGGTTGGCTACGCGTTTGCGCGCGCGCTATAAAATACCAGATTTGTTGGGCTATCTTGACCTTGTGGCGCTAGCAACTATTTGCGATCTTGTGCCCTTGATTGGCGTAAATAGAGCTTTTGTTGTGGGAGGGCTAAAGATTGCGCGTACGCTTTCTAATGTGGGCATTAAAGCTTTGGCAAAAGCGGCCATGCTTGTCGAGCCGCTAAATGCGTATCATTTCAGCTATATTCTAGGCCCATCTATCAATGCGGCAGGGCGCATTGCCGATGCTAGCCTGGGCGCCCAGCTGCTATGCTGCAACTCAGCGCAACAGGCCGAAGAATGGGCCTTGAGCCTGCGCGAGACTAATAAGCAAAGACAGCAGCTCGAGACAGAGGCCCAAACAAGCCTGATTTTTGCCCTGCATAATAAATATGAAGGCCGCGAACTAGCGCCAGCTTTAATCGAAATGGGCGACTGGCATGCGGGGCTAGTTGGCCTGTTGGCGGGCCGGTTGAAAGATAAATATCTACGGCCGGTAATTATCTTGTCCAAAAAGCCAGATGGCACCGCCGTGGGCTCGGCCAGATCTATCCGCGGCGTAGATATCGGCGCGTTAATCGCCCAAGCTGTTGAAGCTGGCTTGTTGCTACGGGGTGGCGGGCATGCTATGGCCGCTGGACTAACCATCGAGCAAGACAAGCTAGAAGCTTTTTCAACCTGGCTGTGCCAGCAAATTAGCGAAAAAATCGGCCAATTTCATACCCAGCCGATTTTAAAAATCACCTCGCTAATAAGCGCGCGCGGCGCCACAGAAGAATTATGCAGAGAAATAGAAAAGGCCGGGCCATATGGCGCCGGAAATATGCAGCCAATATTTGCCCTGCGTGCACATAAGATTGTGTATATAAAGCCCATGGGCTCGGCGCATTTAACCCTGACCCTGCAAGACAATAGCGAGGCTAAATTAAAAGCCATCGCTTTTAATGTTATAGATGGGCCATTGGGGCAGTTTTTACTGAATAATCTGGGCAATAATATACATATTGCAGGCAATTTGCGCTTGAATAGTTACCGCAATTTTAGCTCACCGCAGCTAAATATAATTGATGCAGCGCCAGCTTTTTAAGGCCTAAATATCTAGATTTTCGGCAAAAATAGCATTTTCTTGTATGAATTTAAATCTAGCATCTGGCTTGCTGCCCATCAAATCATCTATTGCCTGCTGCGTTTCATCAGCAAAATGGTCTTGTATCTTTACTTGCAGCAGGCTACGTTTGTCTGGCGCCATTGTCGTTTCCTTTAACTGCTGCGCACGCATTTCGCCCAGGCCTTTAAACCGGCCAATCTCTACCTTGCCCTTGCCAGTAAAATAGCTCTTCAGCAACTGGTCTTTATGCTTGTCGTCTTTGGCATAGGCAATTTTGCCGCCTTGGCTTAGGCGATATAATGGGGGCAGGGCGATGTATAAATGGCCATTGTCAATTAGCTTTGGCATTTCTTGATAGAAAAAGGTTATTAACAAAGAGGCAATATGCGCCCCGTCAACATCGGCATCGGTCATAATAATAATGCGCTCATAGCGCAGATCATCTTCTTTATATTTTTCGCGCACGCCGCAACCTAAAGATTGCACTAAATCCCCAATAAGCTGATTTGCCAAAATTTTATCATTACCAGCATTGGCAACATTCAGTATTTTACCGCGCAGAGGCAAAACAGCTTGGTTGGCGCGGTTTCTTGCCTGCTTCGCCGAGCCACCAGCAGAGTCACCTTCTACGATAAAGATTTCCGCATTATGCGGGTTATTTTGTATGCAGTCGGCCAATTTTGGTGGCAATCGCAGCCTTTTGGTAGCATTTTTGCGGCTATTTTCTTTTTCTTGCCGTCTTCTTATTCTTTCATCTGCGCGCTCAACTACCCAGTCGAGCAATTTAGTAGCGTCGGCATTATTATTGGCCAGCCAATGGTCAAATTGGTCGCGCATAGTGGCTTCTACCACGCGCTGCGCCTCTACACTAGAAAGCCGGTCTTTGGTCTGGCCTACAAATTCTGGGTCGCGAATAAAAACCGAAAGCATCGCCGTTACCGCCAGCATAACATCATCAGGAGTTATTAAACTCGCGCGTTTGTTATTGGCCAATTCGCCATAGTTTTTTAGCCCCCTAGTTAGCGCCAAGCGCAGCCCCGTAACATGCGTACCGCCATCTTGGGTGGGTATGGTATTGCAATAGGCGTGCATTGAGCCTTCGCTACTGGTCCAGGCTATGGCCCATTCTACCCCGCCATGGCCACCGCGATTATTTGTCTTGCCAGCAAAGATATTTGTGGTTATCAGCTGCGCATCTTCGATGCTGCGTAGAATATAATCGCTTAGCCCACCGGGAAAATGAAAAACCTCTTCTGTTGGTATTTTTGTTTTGCTACCAAGTTTTTCTGGCGCGCAAGACCATTTTATTTTAACCCCCCCAAAAAGATAGGCTTTGGAGCGGGCTATTTTGTACAACCGCTCGGGGTCAAAGGCAGCCTTGGCACCAAAAATCTCTGGATCCGGATGAAAGCGCACCAAAGTACCACGCCGCGACTTTGCGGGCCCAATATTTTGCAATGTAGATGTTGGCGCACCGCGACTATATAGCTGCTTGTACAGCACACCCGCGCGTATGGTTTCTATTTCCAGCTTATCGGACAGGGCATTAACCACAGAAATCCCCACGCCATGCAGCCCACCAGAAGTTTCATAAGCTTTGCCGTCGAATTTACCGCCAGAATGCAGCTGCGTCATGATTACTTCTAGCGTAGATTTTTTGGGCATTTGCGGGTGTTTTTCCACCGGGATGCCGCGGCCATTATCGCTAACTTGTACATAGCCATTTGCGTCTAAAGCAACCTCAATAATGCTAGCATGGCCAGCCACCGCTTCGTCCATTGCATTGTCAATAACTTCAGAAAATAAATGATGCAAAGCCTTGTTATCTGTACCGCCAATATACATGCCGGGCCGCAAACGCACTGGCTCTAGCCCCTCTAGCACGCGAATGCTGGAGGCGTCATAGGCTGCTTTGGCGTTAAAATTACTGCGTTTTTTTGGACTAGCGCTGCTCAAATTTTCATCAAATAGGCTTTGGTTGGCTTTATTCATTCATATCTCATTTTGCTTTTGCCTAGAATATATAGCATGAAAAGCCAAAAAACACCAGGTTTTTATTGGTGTATTTCGCCAAATAGAGCCTGAAAATTACGTGCTAATGCAGCATCTAGCTGCTGCATATCTGCGGCTACACCTAGTTTTTGAAAGCTAGTGGTGCCAAAGGCGGCTTGGCCGCAGGGCACTATGCCAGCATAATGGCTAAGGTTTGGATTTAGATTTATAGCTATACCGTGAAAGCTAACCCAGCGGCGTATTTTTATGCCAATAGCGGCAATTTTTTCTTCGCCCCACTGGCTGCTAACCCACACGCCAACGCGGTCTTCGCGTCGTTCGCCCTGTATGCCAAAATCTGCCAAGCTGCGAATAATCCACTCTTCTAATGTTGCCACAAAGGCGCGAATGTCACAATGGCGCTGTTGCAAATTAAGCATTACATAAACCACGCGCTGGCCGGGGCCATGATAGGTATATTGCCCGCCGCGACCAGTGTTAAAAATGGGCAATTGGTCTGGGCATAGTAAATCTTTTGGCTTGGCACTTGTGCCAGCTGTATACAGGGGTGGATGCTCAAGTAGCCACAGCATTTCTGGCGCTTTGCCAGCGGCAATGGCTGCTACGCGAGCCTCCATAAACTCCACGGCTTGCGGATAGTCTATCGGCGCTTTTTCCACCCGCCAAAAGGGCGCAGGCCCTGATTGCGAGCGCAGAAAATTCGCGCTTATATTTTGCCGCAGCGTCGCCTTCATCACTTTAGCGTATGCCAAATATACATTGTCCGCCATGCTGCCTTATGCTAGTGCACAATTTTTTCGCTTCTTCGGCATCTTTAACATTTATGCGCAAACGATAATAGACACCTTTTGAAGGTATGATGGTTTTTTCTATATTCAATGCATAATTTTTCAAAATTGGCTGCAAATGCGCTGTTTGCTTGCTTAGCAAATGCTCGGCAGCGCTAGCACTAGGCGTTGAAGCTAGCTGAACATAATAGGCCATATAGCTATGCTTGTTATGCGCAGCAGCGTTGGTGGGGGCAGCAGGCTTTGCCTTTGCCTTTTCAACTGGTTTTGCTGCTTGCTTGTGCTTGATTTCTGGCTTTGGCTCATGCTTTACCGGCTTTGGTGCTGGCACATGCGTTTTGGCCACTTCTTTTACCGGAGCAGGCGCAGGCACCGGAGCAGGCGCAGGCACCGGAGCAGGTGCGGGCGTTGGAGCTGGTGCAGGGGCTGGCGGCGGTGTTGGTATTACTACCGGAGCTGGCGTTGGGGCTATTACCGGTTCTGGCTTGGCCTCCACCTGTAGCAAAGCAGGCGGAATTGCTGGTTGCGATTTGGCAATTTGCTGAATAGGCTCTGGCTTTGGCATTGGCACGGGTTGGCTTTGTGGCGGCACTACAGCCGGGGTTGGGTGTTTTTGCAATAGGGTGGCGGTATCTAGCTGCGGTTTTGGCGCTAGATCTTCTATTTTAGCCCTTGTTTTATATGGCGTATCATTGGCATAGATAATTTCTGGCGCAAAGGGGTGAAAGGAATGCAAATAATAAATGCCACCCAGAAATATTGCCAATAAAACAGCGATATTTACTTTAGCCAACAGCGAAAAATCATACCATTTACGCGGTGGTGTATTGAAATAGCGAGAATTCTGGCCAGCGCCACCTGGCATATCTGGCCGAAAAGAATTTGTATCTAGTCCGTGCATATTCGCTTCGTCTCCCAATTGGCTAAAATCTTCCCCTGTTAGCTCTTTCATTCGCTCTTTCATCAACGCTTCTCTGGCTTTTCGTGCCAGTTTTTCGCTTGTTCTGTCATGTTGCTCTAGCAATTCTTGCAAAGCGGCAGCGCTGTCCCATTGGCGAGTTTTCTGAACCGGTGGTGGCGGTGGTTTTGGCGGCCCAACTATATCATCTATTTCTTCGACATATTCATCATAGAAACTATAGGTTTCTACATTTGGCGCTGGGGTTTTGGGCGTATTTTGTTTTGGCGGCGGGGTGCTTGCTACTGTAGTTGGCTCTGGCTCGCCTAGCATGTCGATAAAATCTGGCTGCGGATTTCTAGGTTTTGGCGGTAGTTTTGCTGCGACCTCGGCAATAGAAACAAAAGGCTCACGCTTTGGGCGCGGCTTAGCACCAGCTGGATTTTTGTGCTGCATACTGTTTTTTAGCTCTAGCTCTAGCTCGTCTGAGATACTAGAAAAATTAGAGGATGTATCATTATTTTCTGTCATATCACGAAATCCAAAGGCAGTCTATCTAGCTTAACTATATTATGGTTTTTTTTAAAAAATCAATAATAAACTTACTATTTCATAGTTTGCGGCGCATTTACCCCCATAATATTTAAACCAGAGCTTAG encodes the following:
- a CDS encoding homoserine dehydrogenase; this encodes MKKEIRLGIAGLGTVGASLVQLIAQRAEQIERQLNIRLKIVGLSARDKQRDRGFDPGAFTWYENPIKLAVARDVDIFVELIGGAEGVANASIRAALNNGAHVVTANKALLAHSGMDLAILAESLGREISFEAAVAGGVPVIKTLRESLIGHKINKIHAIVNGTCNYILSRMQEQGVGFAEALQAAQKLGYAEACPKADVQGFDAAQKLALLTALAFKKQNAIENVVIRGIDDILEQDIRAVEHFGYRLKLLASCLDLEDGVLQIVEPTLLPKTSLLAQLSGVVNGVTIFSDLLGELFLAGPGAGGSATAAAVLADILDLAIKQVNDIPAAPLFGVPIKQLEPYKKADLQHQLVPGFYIRLCVADQTGIFADVSQKMAKNNVSFESIAQNLESLFPGDTEYKNIVIITHETTRQNVEKALDAIAESGYLCQKYRLYPLALL
- the lipB gene encoding lipoyl(octanoyl) transferase LipB, producing MADNVYLAYAKVMKATLRQNISANFLRSQSGPAPFWRVEKAPIDYPQAVEFMEARVAAIAAGKAPEMLWLLEHPPLYTAGTSAKPKDLLCPDQLPIFNTGRGGQYTYHGPGQRVVYVMLNLQQRHCDIRAFVATLEEWIIRSLADFGIQGERREDRVGVWVSSQWGEEKIAAIGIKIRRWVSFHGIAINLNPNLSHYAGIVPCGQAAFGTTSFQKLGVAADMQQLDAALARNFQALFGEIHQ
- a CDS encoding SPOR domain-containing protein, with amino-acid sequence MTENNDTSSNFSSISDELELELKNSMQHKNPAGAKPRPKREPFVSIAEVAAKLPPKPRNPQPDFIDMLGEPEPTTVASTPPPKQNTPKTPAPNVETYSFYDEYVEEIDDIVGPPKPPPPPVQKTRQWDSAAALQELLEQHDRTSEKLARKAREALMKERMKELTGEDFSQLGDEANMHGLDTNSFRPDMPGGAGQNSRYFNTPPRKWYDFSLLAKVNIAVLLAIFLGGIYYLHSFHPFAPEIIYANDTPYKTRAKIEDLAPKPQLDTATLLQKHPTPAVVPPQSQPVPMPKPEPIQQIAKSQPAIPPALLQVEAKPEPVIAPTPAPVVIPTPPPAPAPAPTPAPAPVPAPAPVPAPAPVKEVAKTHVPAPKPVKHEPKPEIKHKQAAKPVEKAKAKPAAPTNAAAHNKHSYMAYYVQLASTPSASAAEHLLSKQTAHLQPILKNYALNIEKTIIPSKGVYYRLRINVKDAEEAKKLCTSIRQHGGQCIFGIR
- the recJ gene encoding single-stranded-DNA-specific exonuclease RecJ, with the protein product MPKIQAIPTGFTVMSKYFLDIASSVTGHAWLDALDLEGNELAGRLQQQFGASSTVARLLAAQGVTEPQFYSYLDPKLRDLLPNPKSFKDMELALDCIIEAIEGKVKIAIYGDYDVDGACSAALMKLFLTHLGAECLIYIPQRLEEGYGLNNQAMQHLQQLGCGLVIAVDCGTNDGAAMQGISGLKLVVLDHHKVAKLNEHAIAIVNPSRPDDNSGCAQLCAAGVVFITLVGLATRLRARYKIPDLLGYLDLVALATICDLVPLIGVNRAFVVGGLKIARTLSNVGIKALAKAAMLVEPLNAYHFSYILGPSINAAGRIADASLGAQLLCCNSAQQAEEWALSLRETNKQRQQLETEAQTSLIFALHNKYEGRELAPALIEMGDWHAGLVGLLAGRLKDKYLRPVIILSKKPDGTAVGSARSIRGVDIGALIAQAVEAGLLLRGGGHAMAAGLTIEQDKLEAFSTWLCQQISEKIGQFHTQPILKITSLISARGATEELCREIEKAGPYGAGNMQPIFALRAHKIVYIKPMGSAHLTLTLQDNSEAKLKAIAFNVIDGPLGQFLLNNLGNNIHIAGNLRLNSYRNFSSPQLNIIDAAPAF